The following are from one region of the Hydrogenophaga sp. BPS33 genome:
- a CDS encoding acyl-CoA dehydrogenase family protein, translating to MNLLLDADETRFRDEVRGWLHDHAPRGSRPTEGPELAAFDQAWQKQQYDAGWAGINWPVEHGGRGLSLSQQLIWYEEYARARAPHIGVNFIGLAHAGPALMDSGSEALRQRHLRRILRGEEIWCQGFSEPGAGSDLAAIGTRGVVDGDSLVVSGQKIWTSFAHLADWQELLVRTDPASQRHKGLSWVVCDMRTPGITVRPLRTISGRWHFAEVFYDEVRIPLDHVVGGLGNGWKVAMDTLAWERGTAFVAEQIDLARAVDRLVEDARHATGPDGLRAAIAHEDIAEQLAELRAQVRALRAMTMASISRIAATGVPGPEASIIRLYFSELYQRVRRLALRVSGADALAHGDDHEAWGWSYVDSLRYTIAAGTSQIQRNIIGERILGLPRMR from the coding sequence ATGAACCTGCTGCTCGACGCCGACGAGACCCGCTTCCGCGACGAGGTGCGGGGCTGGCTGCACGACCACGCGCCGCGCGGGTCGCGCCCGACCGAAGGGCCGGAACTCGCGGCCTTCGACCAGGCCTGGCAGAAACAGCAATACGACGCTGGCTGGGCCGGCATCAACTGGCCCGTCGAACATGGCGGGCGCGGCCTTTCGCTGTCGCAGCAACTGATCTGGTACGAGGAGTACGCGCGGGCGCGCGCGCCGCACATCGGCGTGAACTTCATCGGCCTGGCCCACGCCGGACCGGCCTTGATGGACAGCGGCAGCGAAGCGCTGCGCCAGCGCCACCTGCGGCGCATCCTGCGCGGCGAAGAGATCTGGTGCCAGGGCTTCTCCGAGCCCGGTGCCGGATCGGACCTGGCGGCCATCGGCACGCGCGGCGTGGTCGATGGCGACAGCCTGGTGGTGTCGGGCCAGAAGATCTGGACCAGCTTCGCCCACCTGGCCGACTGGCAGGAACTGCTGGTGCGCACCGACCCGGCGAGCCAGCGGCACAAGGGACTGTCCTGGGTGGTGTGCGACATGCGCACGCCCGGCATCACCGTGCGGCCCTTGCGCACCATCTCGGGCCGCTGGCATTTCGCCGAGGTGTTCTACGACGAGGTGCGCATTCCGCTGGACCACGTCGTGGGCGGCCTGGGCAACGGCTGGAAGGTGGCGATGGACACGCTGGCGTGGGAACGTGGCACCGCCTTCGTGGCCGAGCAGATCGACCTCGCGCGCGCGGTCGACCGCCTGGTGGAGGACGCGCGCCATGCCACCGGCCCCGACGGCCTGCGCGCGGCGATTGCGCACGAAGACATCGCCGAGCAGCTCGCCGAACTGCGCGCGCAGGTGCGCGCCCTGCGCGCCATGACCATGGCCAGCATCTCGCGCATCGCCGCCACCGGTGTGCCCGGGCCGGAGGCCTCGATCATCCGCCTGTACTTCAGCGAGCTCTACCAGCGCGTGCGCCGCCTGGCCTTGCGCGTGAGCGGCGCAGACGCGCTGGCGCACGGCGACGACCACGAGGCCTGGGGCTGGTCCTACGTCGACAGCCTGCGCTACACCATTGCCGCAGGTACCTCGCAGATCCAGCGCAACATCATCGGCGAGCGCATCCTCGGCTTGCCGCGCATGCGCTGA
- a CDS encoding acyl-CoA dehydrogenase family protein, which translates to MRTLVPTEDQQHIAEAARELLQGLWPLDRLREWALHGDMSRWQSLADLGAFGIGLGEADGGLGLSCVEETLVLRECGRALVPPRVAATVLAAHLAVVSGDAALRDRLLAGEQAVGLLHAAGPHTTGPRLHGRWQALDAEGCDWLLAWSGAGCALVERAALPLRAGRCIDETLSIESLDIPEEQAVAARTWVPAETAPLPQRLDLLIAALLAGAAEAARDMAADYARLREAFGQPIGAFQGVKHACADTAVRAEAAWCQTLVAAIGLRDAPGTVEVAADLAAARWLAGDAAQTNAETNVQIHGGIGFSAEALPHRFVKRAVALRALGLMGRDLRGDLLNAPAAGDGKGRTFAIHDNTQETTT; encoded by the coding sequence ATGCGAACCCTTGTGCCCACCGAAGACCAGCAACACATCGCCGAGGCCGCGCGCGAGCTGCTGCAAGGCCTGTGGCCGCTCGATCGCCTGCGCGAATGGGCCTTGCACGGCGACATGTCGCGCTGGCAAAGCCTGGCCGATCTGGGCGCGTTCGGCATCGGCCTGGGCGAGGCCGACGGCGGCCTGGGGCTGTCCTGCGTCGAAGAAACCCTGGTCTTGCGCGAGTGCGGCCGGGCGCTGGTGCCGCCCCGCGTGGCCGCCACCGTGCTGGCTGCGCACCTGGCCGTGGTCAGCGGCGATGCCGCTCTGCGCGATCGCCTGCTCGCGGGCGAGCAAGCGGTGGGGCTGCTGCACGCGGCAGGCCCTCACACCACCGGCCCGCGCCTGCACGGGCGCTGGCAGGCGCTGGACGCCGAGGGCTGCGACTGGCTGCTGGCCTGGAGCGGCGCGGGTTGCGCACTGGTCGAGCGAGCGGCGTTGCCCTTGCGCGCCGGCCGCTGCATCGACGAGACGCTCTCTATCGAATCGCTCGACATCCCTGAAGAACAAGCGGTGGCCGCGCGCACCTGGGTGCCGGCCGAAACCGCACCGCTGCCGCAGCGGCTGGACCTGCTGATCGCCGCGCTGCTGGCCGGCGCGGCCGAGGCCGCGCGCGACATGGCGGCCGACTATGCGCGCCTGCGCGAAGCCTTCGGCCAGCCCATCGGCGCGTTCCAGGGCGTCAAGCACGCCTGCGCCGACACGGCGGTGCGCGCCGAAGCCGCCTGGTGCCAGACGCTGGTGGCCGCCATCGGCCTGCGCGATGCGCCGGGCACGGTGGAAGTGGCCGCCGACCTCGCCGCCGCGCGCTGGCTGGCGGGCGATGCCGCTCAGACCAACGCCGAGACCAACGTACAGATCCACGGCGGCATCGGCTTCTCGGCCGAAGCCTTGCCGCACCGTTTCGTCAAGCGTGCGGTGGCCTTGCGCGCGCTCGGCCTGATGGGCCGCGACTTGCGCGGTGACCTGCTCAATGCCCCGGCGGCGGGTGACGGCAAGGGCCGCACCTTCGCCATCCACGACAACACCCAGGAGACAACGACATGA
- a CDS encoding Bug family tripartite tricarboxylate transporter substrate binding protein, which translates to MIHKRQLLLSAAFAAATACVALPAAAQAYPNKPIKLVVGFAAGGPTDLVARTLAADMAKTLGQPVVVENRPGATGRIAEESVARDVGDGYTLLLDSQTLITNPLTMSKVLFNPLRDFVPISRVATLPLILLASPNLPANNAKELVAMAKADKSSVNYGSAGVAGSGHLAGALLATTAGVDMLHIPFKGQAPALAEVMAGRVQFIFYAVAGAKEQVEAKRVKALAVTSAQRLPQFPEVPTMAESGFPGFEVTTPWLGLVAPAGTPPAITQQLNAAVRRALDAPETQQRLAGLGAIPAGNTQAEFARFLQTDFGRWEKLIKTTGIRAD; encoded by the coding sequence ATGATCCACAAACGCCAACTGCTTCTCAGCGCAGCCTTCGCCGCCGCCACGGCCTGCGTGGCCCTGCCCGCTGCGGCGCAGGCCTACCCGAACAAGCCCATCAAGTTGGTGGTGGGCTTCGCTGCCGGCGGCCCCACCGACCTGGTGGCGCGCACGCTCGCCGCCGACATGGCCAAGACACTGGGCCAGCCCGTGGTGGTGGAAAACCGCCCGGGCGCCACCGGCCGCATCGCCGAGGAATCGGTGGCGCGCGACGTGGGCGATGGCTACACCTTGCTGCTGGATTCGCAGACCCTGATCACCAACCCGCTCACCATGAGCAAGGTGCTGTTCAACCCGCTGCGCGACTTCGTGCCGATCTCGCGCGTGGCCACGCTGCCGTTGATCCTGCTGGCCAGCCCGAACCTGCCGGCGAACAACGCCAAGGAACTGGTGGCCATGGCCAAGGCCGACAAGAGCTCGGTGAACTACGGTTCGGCCGGGGTTGCCGGCTCAGGCCACCTCGCCGGCGCGCTGCTGGCCACCACCGCCGGCGTGGACATGCTGCACATCCCGTTCAAGGGCCAGGCGCCGGCGCTGGCCGAGGTGATGGCCGGGCGCGTGCAGTTCATCTTCTACGCGGTCGCGGGTGCCAAGGAACAGGTGGAGGCCAAGCGCGTGAAGGCGCTGGCGGTGACCAGCGCACAGCGCCTGCCGCAGTTCCCCGAGGTGCCGACCATGGCCGAATCGGGCTTCCCGGGTTTTGAGGTCACCACGCCCTGGCTGGGGCTGGTCGCGCCGGCCGGTACCCCGCCCGCCATCACGCAGCAGCTCAATGCAGCCGTGCGGCGCGCACTCGATGCGCCCGAGACACAGCAACGCCTGGCCGGCCTGGGCGCGATTCCGGCGGGCAATACGCAAGCCGAGTTCGCCCGCTTCCTGCAGACCGACTTCGGCCGCTGGGAAAAGTTGATCAAGACCACCGGCATTCGTGCGGATTGA
- a CDS encoding class I adenylate-forming enzyme family protein, with product MTVSESPSAQAPAAAAAVKAPFVPLSQRIRSHAQRDPQGIALRMDDHDITWAAFDRLLDRVAARLVAGGIARGDRIASIGPNSPEYLFLFLGAVRAGACMVPLPTMTSLPSIVGMVNDAQARMVFAATAQHATLDQTRPDCPSLREFVSFEAGAAGWQAWSAWLGDEETVAPVDVAVSEDDLFNIMYSSGTTGEPKGIVHSHGMRNEHLTRMGRFGIGPGTVTLISTPLYSNTTHACLLGSIGLGGKTLLMRKFDALNWLQLAQDERVTHTILVPVQVQRILAHPDFERFDLGAFQWKLCTSAPLSPLLKRDAIERWPGKMLEIYGHSEGGANCNLVLNDFPDKLHTVGRPIAGCVVKMIDEEGRELPRGKTGELVGRQPAMMVGYFMQPEKTEEVTWYDAEGVRYYRSGDVGYFDDDGFVVLLDRTKDMIVSGGFNVYAVDIERVIEQHPDVAEVAVVGIPSEQWGETPLAFVVPRAGAALEADALRAWANERLGKLQRVSGVELREALPRSEVGKILKRELRAPYTAAAAATPPPAATPASSRRTV from the coding sequence ATGACCGTATCCGAAAGTCCCTCCGCGCAAGCGCCCGCTGCCGCCGCAGCGGTGAAGGCGCCCTTTGTTCCGCTGTCGCAGCGCATCCGCTCGCACGCGCAGCGCGACCCTCAGGGTATCGCGCTGCGCATGGACGACCACGACATCACCTGGGCGGCGTTCGACCGCCTGCTCGACCGCGTGGCCGCGCGCCTCGTGGCCGGTGGCATCGCGCGCGGCGACCGCATCGCATCGATCGGCCCCAACTCGCCCGAGTACCTGTTCCTCTTCCTGGGCGCGGTGCGCGCCGGTGCCTGCATGGTGCCGCTGCCGACCATGACCTCGCTGCCCTCCATCGTGGGCATGGTCAACGACGCACAGGCGCGCATGGTCTTCGCCGCCACGGCGCAGCACGCCACCCTGGACCAGACGCGCCCGGACTGCCCCAGCCTGCGCGAGTTCGTGAGCTTCGAAGCCGGCGCCGCCGGTTGGCAGGCCTGGTCGGCCTGGCTCGGCGATGAAGAGACGGTGGCGCCGGTGGACGTGGCCGTGAGCGAAGACGACCTGTTCAACATCATGTACAGCTCGGGCACCACCGGCGAACCCAAGGGCATCGTGCACAGCCACGGCATGCGCAACGAGCACCTCACGCGCATGGGCCGCTTCGGCATCGGGCCGGGTACGGTCACGCTCATTTCCACGCCGCTGTACTCGAACACCACGCATGCCTGTTTGCTGGGTTCGATCGGCCTGGGCGGCAAGACCCTGCTGATGCGCAAGTTCGATGCCTTGAACTGGCTGCAACTGGCGCAGGACGAGCGCGTGACGCACACCATCCTGGTGCCGGTGCAAGTGCAGCGCATCCTCGCGCATCCCGACTTCGAGCGCTTCGACCTCGGCGCTTTCCAGTGGAAGCTGTGCACCAGCGCACCGCTGTCGCCCCTGCTCAAGCGCGATGCCATCGAACGCTGGCCCGGCAAGATGCTGGAGATCTACGGCCACTCAGAAGGCGGCGCCAACTGCAATCTGGTGCTCAACGATTTCCCGGACAAGCTGCACACCGTGGGCCGGCCTATCGCGGGCTGCGTGGTCAAGATGATCGACGAGGAAGGCCGCGAACTGCCGCGCGGCAAGACCGGCGAACTCGTGGGCCGCCAGCCCGCCATGATGGTCGGCTACTTCATGCAGCCCGAGAAGACCGAAGAAGTCACCTGGTACGACGCCGAGGGCGTGCGCTACTACCGCTCGGGCGACGTGGGCTACTTCGACGACGATGGCTTCGTGGTGCTGCTGGACCGCACCAAGGACATGATCGTCAGCGGTGGTTTCAACGTGTACGCGGTCGACATCGAGCGCGTGATCGAACAACACCCCGACGTTGCCGAGGTGGCGGTGGTGGGCATCCCGAGCGAGCAATGGGGCGAGACGCCGCTGGCGTTCGTCGTGCCGCGCGCCGGCGCAGCGCTGGAGGCCGACGCGCTGCGCGCCTGGGCCAACGAGCGCCTGGGCAAGCTGCAGCGCGTGAGCGGCGTCGAGCTGCGCGAGGCGTTGCCGCGCAGCGAAGTCGGAAAAATTCTCAAACGCGAACTGCGCGCGCCTTACACGGCGGCCGCGGCCGCCACCCCACCGCCGGCGGCCACGCCGGCCTCTTCCAGGAGAACGGTATGA
- a CDS encoding Zn-ribbon domain-containing OB-fold protein, with product MSDMRPEADFTGFLAQGKFMIQRSRTSGRHIFHPRVVEPGTGSTDLEWVEASGHGTVYSTTTLMQRPPTPNLNIALIDLAEGPRMLARVDGVPSEDVRIGMPVRARVIEENGQHLVVFVPESQQ from the coding sequence ATGAGCGACATGCGTCCCGAAGCGGACTTCACGGGTTTCCTCGCCCAGGGCAAGTTCATGATCCAACGCAGCCGCACCAGCGGCCGCCACATCTTCCACCCGCGCGTGGTCGAGCCCGGCACGGGCAGCACCGACCTCGAGTGGGTCGAGGCCAGTGGCCACGGCACCGTCTACAGCACGACCACGCTGATGCAGCGCCCGCCCACACCCAACCTCAACATTGCGCTGATCGACCTGGCCGAAGGCCCCCGCATGCTCGCGCGTGTGGACGGCGTGCCGTCCGAAGACGTGCGCATCGGCATGCCCGTGCGCGCGCGCGTCATCGAAGAGAACGGCCAGCACCTGGTCGTGTTCGTTCCCGAATCCCAGCAGTGA
- a CDS encoding acetyl-CoA acetyltransferase — translation MIDSFPRGRSAIVSGAIFGCGEAPGYTNMELAAHASQKALSQVGLTFADVDGLFIALPDDLLSGLTFSEYVGIQPKVMDNNRVGGSSFLTHAMWAAYALASGQCEVALITYGSNQRSAAGKLISVMKTPYYLAPYKAGIASSYALAAARYMHEFGATKESFGEVAIAARQWAQKNPDAFMREPLTMEQYLGARMVSTPLNVRDCCLVTDGAGAVVMMRAERARDTVKRPAFLLGAAGATSHLDIASMPSLTSTAAVDSGARAFAMAGVKPADIDVVQLYDAFTLNTMLFLEDLGFCKKGEGADFVRGGRIAPGGELPVNTNGGGLSFCHPGMYGLFTMIEAFAQISGTAGERQVADVKLALTHGNGGTLSSQVTAVFGSEEAL, via the coding sequence ATGATCGATTCCTTTCCGCGCGGCCGCTCCGCGATTGTCAGCGGCGCCATCTTCGGCTGTGGTGAAGCACCCGGGTATACCAACATGGAACTGGCCGCGCACGCGAGCCAGAAGGCGCTGTCGCAAGTGGGCCTGACCTTCGCCGATGTGGATGGCCTGTTCATCGCGCTGCCCGACGACCTGCTCTCGGGCCTGACCTTCTCCGAGTACGTCGGCATCCAGCCCAAGGTGATGGACAACAACCGCGTGGGCGGCTCGTCCTTCCTCACGCATGCCATGTGGGCGGCCTATGCGCTGGCCAGCGGCCAGTGCGAGGTCGCGCTCATCACCTACGGCAGCAACCAGCGCAGCGCGGCGGGCAAGCTCATCAGCGTGATGAAGACGCCGTACTACCTGGCGCCCTACAAGGCCGGCATCGCCAGCTCCTATGCCCTGGCGGCTGCGCGCTACATGCACGAATTCGGCGCCACCAAGGAGAGCTTTGGCGAGGTGGCGATCGCCGCGCGCCAGTGGGCGCAGAAGAACCCCGACGCCTTCATGCGCGAACCGCTCACGATGGAGCAGTACCTGGGCGCGCGCATGGTGTCCACGCCACTGAACGTGCGCGACTGCTGCCTCGTCACCGACGGCGCGGGCGCGGTCGTGATGATGCGCGCCGAGCGCGCGCGCGACACGGTCAAGCGCCCGGCCTTCCTGCTGGGCGCAGCCGGCGCCACGAGCCACCTGGACATCGCGAGCATGCCCAGCCTGACCTCGACGGCCGCGGTCGACTCGGGTGCCCGCGCCTTCGCCATGGCCGGTGTGAAGCCGGCCGACATCGACGTGGTGCAGCTCTACGACGCGTTCACGCTCAACACCATGCTGTTCCTCGAAGACCTCGGTTTCTGCAAGAAGGGCGAGGGCGCGGACTTCGTGCGCGGCGGCCGCATCGCGCCCGGCGGCGAACTGCCGGTGAACACCAACGGAGGTGGTCTGTCGTTCTGCCACCCCGGCATGTACGGCCTGTTCACCATGATCGAGGCCTTCGCGCAGATCTCGGGCACGGCCGGCGAGCGGCAGGTGGCCGACGTGAAGCTCGCGCTCACGCATGGCAATGGCGGCACGCTCTCGAGCCAGGTCACGGCCGTGTTCGGCAGCGAGGAGGCGCTCTGA
- a CDS encoding Bug family tripartite tricarboxylate transporter substrate binding protein: MAVASATSWKRRLLATLLGGLLLGAVLTAVQAQTYPAKAIRLVVPYPPGGTTDVVARHVATQLSERLGQPVVVDAKPGGNTLIGGQIVAGAAPDGYTLLFIGGSSMTSVYNKHVPFDLWTALTPVAPLYQGAYFLMTSRQLPVSTIGEFLAHARAHPGKLNYGASGPGTMLAMEALKTAAGLDIKEIPYKGSSPVTLALLSNEIQVVLDAIVTYRPHLQADKLKIIGSGGRARSADFAQVPTLAETGFPGFQTVFNGGVWAPAGTPRAIVERLNRELVAISGTSGFRDVVRQAGAEPLSGSPEDFGQIIRSEVEFWTRAAKAANYQPQ; this comes from the coding sequence ATGGCCGTCGCATCCGCTACCTCCTGGAAGCGACGGCTGCTGGCGACGCTGTTGGGTGGCCTGTTGCTCGGCGCCGTGCTGACCGCGGTGCAGGCGCAGACCTATCCGGCCAAGGCGATCCGCCTGGTCGTGCCGTACCCGCCCGGGGGCACCACCGACGTGGTCGCGCGCCACGTGGCCACGCAGCTCAGCGAGCGCCTGGGCCAGCCGGTGGTGGTGGACGCCAAGCCGGGTGGCAACACGCTGATCGGCGGCCAGATCGTGGCCGGCGCGGCGCCCGACGGCTACACCCTGCTGTTCATCGGCGGGTCGAGCATGACCTCGGTCTACAACAAGCACGTGCCGTTCGACCTCTGGACCGCGCTCACGCCGGTCGCGCCGCTGTACCAGGGCGCCTACTTCCTGATGACCAGCCGCCAGTTGCCGGTCTCCACCATCGGCGAGTTCCTCGCCCATGCGCGCGCCCATCCCGGCAAGCTGAACTACGGCGCCTCGGGGCCGGGCACGATGCTGGCGATGGAAGCGCTCAAGACGGCTGCGGGCCTGGACATCAAGGAAATTCCGTACAAGGGCTCCTCGCCGGTGACGCTGGCCTTGCTGTCCAACGAGATCCAGGTGGTGCTCGACGCCATCGTCACCTACCGCCCGCACCTGCAGGCCGACAAGCTCAAGATCATCGGCAGCGGCGGGCGGGCGCGCTCGGCCGATTTCGCGCAAGTGCCCACCCTGGCCGAAACCGGCTTTCCCGGTTTCCAGACCGTCTTCAACGGTGGCGTGTGGGCCCCCGCCGGCACGCCACGGGCCATCGTCGAACGCCTCAACCGCGAACTGGTGGCGATCTCGGGCACCTCGGGTTTCCGCGACGTGGTGCGCCAGGCCGGCGCCGAGCCCCTGAGCGGCAGCCCCGAGGACTTCGGCCAGATCATCCGTTCGGAAGTCGAGTTCTGGACGCGCGCTGCCAAGGCCGCGAACTACCAACCGCAGTAA
- the fabG gene encoding 3-oxoacyl-ACP reductase FabG, translating into MSKLNNKVAIVTGAAQGIGRGIALELARQGAKVALWDINADAVAAAAAALREEKLNATGYAVDVGQSAAVDEAFARIEQELGPVDVLVNNAGISRAAMIPKMTDEQWDDVIQINLTGFFYTTRAASRSMKERGGAMVNISSLAGQRGSIGQINYAAAKAGVIGLTKAAAKELARYKIRANCICPGLIETDMTGKVLSDEKLRAQYVGEIPLARVGLPLDIAQTVSFLASDESSFITGQVMGINGGAYI; encoded by the coding sequence ATGAGCAAGCTGAACAACAAGGTCGCCATCGTCACGGGCGCGGCGCAGGGCATCGGGCGCGGTATCGCGCTGGAACTGGCGCGCCAGGGCGCGAAGGTGGCGCTGTGGGACATCAACGCCGACGCGGTAGCAGCGGCCGCCGCCGCACTGCGCGAGGAAAAACTGAATGCCACGGGATACGCGGTGGACGTGGGCCAATCGGCGGCGGTGGACGAAGCGTTCGCGCGCATCGAGCAGGAACTGGGGCCCGTCGACGTGCTGGTCAACAACGCCGGCATCAGCCGCGCGGCCATGATCCCGAAGATGACCGACGAGCAGTGGGACGACGTGATCCAGATCAACCTCACCGGCTTTTTCTACACCACGCGCGCGGCCTCGCGCTCGATGAAAGAGCGCGGTGGTGCCATGGTCAACATCAGCTCGCTGGCGGGCCAGCGCGGCTCCATCGGCCAGATCAACTATGCGGCGGCCAAGGCCGGCGTGATCGGCCTCACCAAGGCCGCGGCCAAGGAGTTGGCGCGTTACAAGATCCGGGCGAACTGCATCTGCCCCGGCCTGATCGAAACCGACATGACCGGCAAGGTGCTCTCCGACGAGAAGCTGCGCGCGCAGTATGTGGGCGAAATCCCGCTCGCGCGCGTGGGCCTGCCGCTGGACATCGCGCAGACGGTGAGCTTTCTCGCCAGCGACGAGTCCTCGTTCATCACCGGCCAGGTGATGGGCATCAACGGCGGCGCCTACATTTAA
- a CDS encoding IclR family transcriptional regulator gives MGREVKSAVRVLEVLELFDRLQREATVGEIARELGYPVSSTSMLLSSLLEYGYLRHGPDKRSYFPTPRVTLLGAWIEPLLSPTSEMLRMMAELSDKTGETIILAGPTRDQAQYLHVVPATTTMRMHVGPGTMRPLVASGLGRLLLSTMSDEKVRHLVLRHNGGDLSENELVSLAALRRELNTIRARGYSVMLRGVTPGAGLIGMLLPMTVDGLPLAVGIGGWAREMRTRQLEYVTLLRDAIARHLGAPKRANG, from the coding sequence GTGGGGCGCGAGGTCAAGTCTGCGGTCCGGGTGCTCGAAGTGCTCGAGCTGTTCGACCGCCTGCAACGCGAAGCGACGGTGGGCGAGATCGCGCGCGAGCTCGGCTACCCCGTTTCCAGCACCTCCATGCTGCTCAGCAGCCTGCTGGAGTACGGTTACCTGCGCCACGGTCCCGACAAGCGCAGCTACTTTCCCACGCCGCGCGTGACGCTGCTGGGCGCCTGGATCGAACCGCTGCTCAGCCCCACGAGCGAGATGCTGCGCATGATGGCCGAGTTGAGCGACAAGACCGGCGAGACCATCATCCTCGCCGGCCCCACGCGCGACCAGGCGCAGTACCTGCACGTGGTGCCGGCCACCACGACGATGCGCATGCACGTCGGCCCCGGTACCATGCGCCCGCTCGTGGCCTCGGGTCTGGGCCGGCTGCTGCTCTCCACCATGTCCGACGAGAAGGTGCGCCACCTCGTGCTGCGCCACAACGGCGGTGACCTGTCCGAGAACGAGCTGGTGAGCCTGGCGGCGCTGCGCCGCGAGCTCAACACCATCCGAGCGCGTGGCTACTCCGTCATGCTGCGCGGCGTCACGCCGGGGGCAGGGCTCATCGGCATGCTGCTGCCCATGACGGTCGACGGCCTGCCGCTGGCCGTGGGCATTGGCGGCTGGGCGCGAGAAATGCGCACCCGCCAGCTCGAATACGTGACCCTGCTGCGCGACGCGATCGCCCGCCACCTGGGCGCTCCCAAAAGGGCCAACGGATGA
- the meaB gene encoding methylmalonyl Co-A mutase-associated GTPase MeaB: MNAPDRAELDSAQRLHADLAAGKPRALSRALSWVENGDPGAQALLALVYGASAPTPWVIGITGVGGAGKSSLVPHLARHFAEGGARVVVLAVDPSSPLSGGALLGDRIRDAAGAAPANVFFRSVASRGGQGGLAVCVADLIRVAAVGGRDIVLVETVGAGQSELGVLDIAHTVLLVSAPGLGDDVQAQKAGVMEVAHVFAVNKADRPGAADTAASLRQALTLSERVAHMREGANTLSDGQPHWQPPVLSTVALTGQGVDALCARLSEHRDLLEATGQRQVLDRQRDLRRMQAHFQAEVQRRLAERIATLQLMPALEARLAQEGANPLLAAEALAEAVLAASSEALTAPFHSPDSQETTP, translated from the coding sequence ATGAACGCCCCGGACCGCGCCGAGCTGGACAGCGCGCAGCGCCTGCACGCCGACCTGGCCGCGGGCAAGCCCCGTGCCCTGTCGCGCGCGCTGTCCTGGGTGGAGAACGGCGACCCGGGCGCACAGGCTTTGCTGGCCTTGGTCTACGGCGCCAGCGCGCCCACGCCCTGGGTGATCGGCATCACCGGCGTGGGCGGTGCGGGCAAGAGCTCCCTGGTGCCCCACCTGGCGCGCCACTTCGCCGAAGGTGGCGCGCGCGTGGTGGTGCTGGCGGTCGACCCGTCCAGTCCCTTGAGCGGCGGCGCCTTGCTGGGCGACCGCATCCGCGATGCGGCGGGCGCCGCGCCCGCCAACGTGTTCTTTCGCAGCGTCGCCAGCCGGGGCGGGCAGGGCGGTCTGGCCGTGTGCGTGGCCGACCTGATCCGCGTGGCCGCCGTGGGCGGGCGCGACATCGTGCTGGTGGAGACGGTGGGCGCCGGACAGTCCGAGCTGGGCGTGCTCGACATCGCGCACACCGTGCTGCTGGTCAGCGCGCCGGGGCTGGGCGACGACGTGCAGGCGCAGAAGGCCGGCGTGATGGAGGTGGCGCATGTATTCGCAGTGAACAAGGCCGACCGGCCGGGCGCGGCGGACACGGCCGCTTCGTTGCGCCAGGCCTTGACGCTGTCCGAGCGCGTGGCCCACATGCGCGAGGGCGCCAACACGCTGTCCGATGGACAGCCGCACTGGCAGCCCCCCGTGTTGTCCACCGTCGCGCTCACGGGCCAGGGCGTCGACGCCTTGTGCGCCCGGCTCAGCGAGCACCGCGACCTGCTGGAGGCGACTGGCCAACGGCAGGTGCTCGACCGGCAACGCGACCTGCGCCGCATGCAGGCCCACTTCCAGGCCGAGGTGCAGCGGCGCCTGGCCGAGCGCATCGCCACCCTGCAACTCATGCCCGCGCTCGAGGCGCGTCTGGCCCAGGAAGGGGCCAACCCCCTGCTGGCGGCCGAGGCCCTGGCCGAAGCGGTGCTGGCGGCGTCTTCGGAGGCACTCACCGCTCCTTTTCATTCCCCCGATTCCCAGGAGACAACGCCATGA